actataaccaattctataatttaaaaaatatgttataggtttataaaatacgttttgatacgagaaacatacatttttgtcgtaatataatatataaatttttgtacaatatatttgttttgtaatataaatttttcacataggaaaaaacttatttttcttaaaaaatattccttctcaaatattattaaatgataaaactttttaataaaagaaagtgataaaaacgctgtcagttattaaataaaaaacaattaaagtttagaagttcgtaacattgatgttaaattacaaaagttatagcaatagagttagcaactatatttttatgttattaggtacatctattcgacatcgacattcccaacaagattactttccgagagagtgattcactcagtcctggtaattccctaacaatgtttgatgtgaagggctgcaaaataggtattggcatttgctatgatatcagattcgaggaaatggcacgcatttatcggaataaaggtacagtagcttaatcgaacaatacttaactagcatgaaagtaactatctttcttaaatatattctatataaaatataatcaatataatctgtaactctgtataaaaaggagcttaatttaaaaaaccagtatattcgctgaaaatgaaataaataaaagaattagaagcacgacaagaggactgttctcgcatattcataaattatggaatatggactgtgcagctacaaagttaactaaaattcagtggtctcatatttcccgtttctctgtgttaggttgccaaatgctgatatatccggcggcattcaatatgaccactggaccactgcactggtcattacttcagcgttccagagcgaatgacaatcaattatacgtcgcctgtatatcaccggctcgtgttccttcagcaagttatgtcgcatggggacatacacagttgacaaatccctgggggaaaatcctttatgatttggaaactcaggaaaatatggtggtcaccgatatcggtaatttccagcttaacattaaaagcgagaaatccatgatataattaacttttagtctcgttggttcatcgattttgccggctccctctgtatttgctgaatttattagcaagcattacttattacttcgtatgtttttcttttctctcagatttgaaagttgttgaggaagtaagggctcagatacctacattttctcaaagacgtacggatttgtacgacactgtctataaaaaggagtaactctacactgaaacagaaaatgttttcttataatatttctactacaataccgtttttttttatgacttattactaattacttattatttgtactaaatgaataactcaattaagaaaaccaaaatgttataaataataatctgtatatcttgtgtatcaatatgtaattggatattgtaataatattggaatgtctttgatcagggatatgataaagaacacgcgaagactacattcttttgatcatctttaatatccatcatttataacattaaacatctttttaaatatttagatagattaatacgtaactctttatatatataaacattaatttgaagttacaagcttagagaaattggtcgattaatatttatagatcggctgtcttgatgaaaggcttaaagaaagcaaaaacataataatgtcgcaaatataatttatagtttaacttctttcttgtatctgtctgcctttcacgatgttttaccaattacaataagtaatttcgacttctttgcgctccgttttaacgcattcgagaccgaaagaaattcatatcaatcagtaggcataatatatataactgtacataatatattatagtataacatagtatataattttatattttaaaaacatgaggcataaaatttaagattgtcatcgacttaaaattaaaatatgaaaagaatattccagagagagaaaagcacagtatcattctaacaaaacattcagatcgtactgacacccaggaatcgtattacaataaaatctcggtctcgaatgaattaacacgaacgattaacatgaaacacacttgcggcttaaacacctttgatatcgaggaaattcaaactttacaaataaaagcagcctgttcctctttccaccacagactctcataccatatccgctcctatccaggcttttacttgaaatctctgtctatttacaatttaaatttacccggaccactcgttgaatcggcagccctttataaatatataatgaacccagaacatatacctgtgcccctagctggtatcagctctagtaacgttcatacctgaattttcatacgacgccaatttgtcacgcgtgaacatcgattctttcaggggtcacggctttatgggattatatcctttaaagtaattaaagtaatactaatgatacagaattttttacaaatatttaatatgtccataaaataggaagtttcgtgctctcttactttatattaattataaattagtaagttttacatttgttatctatagatttaataaattattaaaattccatgaagacatattctggaacacattagaagattttgctgtaatttgcaacggatgctccgagtacgaacaggcagtaaacgaacaaatagaaattcaggctattgtggtagtatagctcacgtgggattttaagctcgaattggacttaaacgttacgatcgtcgtgaataattacgatatataccctgtacgacgagcagagaatcataaattattaacggcaattcctttgtgcaaagtgcaattttattaacggcctgtaacgaatgaacggctcgttttgaataaagtttacatttagaaagtaaacacagaaacacattttaagaaactaagatatcgagttctacttgtaaacatcaagtgctcttcgtttgagaagattacgagtctcttcttcgataacgacattaattaagaagtttcgataccgtttatgacattaagatctcattagtaaagttatatcattaaaatcttactgttcctagagaatatatatagttaaaacttccagaggatcaacaggtaaagaaattgttgataaaagcattgttagtgacaactgactgtaatcgatatctgctgggtgaagttgtgtgttctgagaatctgtgttaatgcaaggatacGCACTTTAATTAGCGTAAAAATTACGTCCTACGCTAAGTCTGTAAGGActtctttggacggtgacgTTAGGGTCGATTAGTCGTATCTCTAGCTGGCCCGTAGTTACACGagtacgtgggaaacccgtaATGAATGAGTTTTTAAACCTTTCGAGAATGGAAATTAACCGGCCCTTATCGTTACcaagtacctcggtgtctactTCACCGAGATCGATCTCGTTTTCGACGGTCCTATTACAGGCGTTAACTATTTTCGTTTTGCAAATATTGAGACTGTCGCGCGTAATatgtacgtcgaagccttggctCAAAATTTCGCGACCAATCATGATATCGTATTTTAAGTGGCTATCGGGGAGGACGTGAAAAGTTATCTCGAGCGCAAAACCGTTGATGCATACGGTGGACAAAATCTGCGACGTACTCTTAACGCATGCATTCCCTATCCCTCGCATTACTACTACGTCGGCCGTTCGTATGCCGGGAAATTTCGGGGCAACGGACTCCTTAATTAACGAGCATTCGGCCCCAGAATCGAAGCAAAATGGGACCGACTCACCCTGGAGGCTTAATTTACCGGTTGGGGCCTCCACCACGCAGGATTCGA
The Bombus affinis isolate iyBomAffi1 chromosome 2, iyBomAffi1.2, whole genome shotgun sequence genome window above contains:
- the LOC126913792 gene encoding omega-amidase NIT2-like isoform X2 — translated: MILTNIVKQVVRMMSTFRLALVQLQVNEVKSKNVERAVSYISSAKEHNADIIALPECFNSPYGIQYFPKYAESIPDGETSVALSKAAKENSIYVVGGTIPEIEGDKLYNTCTIWGPDGTLIAKHRKVHLFDIDIPNKITFRESDSLSPGNSLTMFDVKGCKIGIGICYDIRFEEMARIYRNKGCQMLIYPAAFNMTTGPLHWSLLQRSRANDNQLYVACISPARVPSASYVAWGHTQLTNPWGKILYDLETQENMVVTDIGNFQLNIKSEKSMIFESC
- the LOC126913792 gene encoding omega-amidase NIT2-like isoform X3, with the translated sequence MILTNIVKQVVRMMSTFRLALVQLQVNEVKSKNVERAVSYISSAKEHNADIIALPECFNSPYGIQYFPKYAESIPDGETSVALSKAAKENSIYVVGGTIPEIEGDKLYNTCTIWGPDGTLIAKHRKVHLFDIDIPNKITFRESDSLSPGNSLTMFDVKGCKIGIGICYDIRFEEMARIYRNKGCQMLIYPAAFNMTTGPLHWSLLQRSRANDNQLYVACISPARVPSASYVAWGHTQLTNPWGKILYDLETQENMVVTDIGVTALWDYIL
- the LOC126913792 gene encoding omega-amidase NIT2-like isoform X1 codes for the protein MILTNIVKQVVRMMSTFRLALVQLQVNEVKSKNVERAVSYISSAKEHNADIIALPECFNSPYGIQYFPKYAESIPDGETSVALSKAAKENSIYVVGGTIPEIEGDKLYNTCTIWGPDGTLIAKHRKVHLFDIDIPNKITFRESDSLSPGNSLTMFDVKGCKIGIGICYDIRFEEMARIYRNKGCQMLIYPAAFNMTTGPLHWSLLQRSRANDNQLYVACISPARVPSASYVAWGHTQLTNPWGKILYDLETQENMVVTDIDLKVVEEVRAQIPTFSQRRTDLYDTVYKKE